Proteins co-encoded in one Amia ocellicauda isolate fAmiCal2 chromosome 11, fAmiCal2.hap1, whole genome shotgun sequence genomic window:
- the rgs14b gene encoding regulator of G-protein signaling 14 has protein sequence MSKKNKHLGIPNGHMTLAASDGELNITEGDGRGSSHSLNSNTSLPSVQSGSHRAERSVASWAVSFERLLGDPMGVRYFTAFLKSEVSAENILFYQACEKFRQIPPKKKEELLREARVIYDTYLSSNASHAINIDDTARVEESALQSPTPDMFQKAQQQIFKLMKFDSYTRFVRSQLYQKCMVANVEGQPLPDLCPGSKSPGSRKSMVNDGPFLSEPKKKKKLKPEKSLPFDLEDSMVRKRATLDGRLSKDKKDKRRDKRGSWGAEMSDHRSLAVSRRESQCSVSSSTSVELGSFCNRENGSLSPRAADQDKESRPVKYCCVYLPDGTASLAPARAGLTIRDMLAGICEKRGILLTDVKIYLQGKDDKPLSLDQDSSVLTDQQVLLETWIKFALELVFRSKTVVIAAKSSKTLSEALASVLIRNELKAEEVVVTKSGTQERLNMSMPVLSLSNKTLLLDKVKGKEPSSHTKSTSPTTVVMMNEVSRVPEKCDTSSIERNQIRPASRPRNPMQRRTYDMDGLIDLLSKVQCSRVNDQRGLLSKENLEIPHFLQLPLQEEEIEEMEEESASSETTHGSEATVPTPQVEGCREDIEKPPESTTDSIPLSKDETGSGEPLTGQTDASAQSDMESIPISPVIEKPAPSAQTKTHSGRETTL, from the exons AGCTGAATATAACGGAGGGGGATGGGCGTGGCAGCAGTCACAGCCTGAACAGCAACACAAGCCTGCCCAGTGTCCAGAGTGGCTCTCACCGTGCTGAGCGCTCAGTTGCCAGTTGGGCAGTTTCATTTGAACGGCTCCTAGGGGACCCCATGGGAGTTCGCTATTTCACA GCTTTTCTGAAGTCAGAAGTCAGTGCGGAGAATATCCTATTTTATCAGGCTTGTGAAAAGTTCCGCCAGATTCCCCCCAAAAAGAAAGAGGAG TTGTTACGGGAGGCCAGGGTGATCTACGACACCTACCTGTCGAGCAATGCGTCCCACGCTATAAACATCGATGACACGGCCAGAGTGGAGGAGAGTGCTCTGCAGAGCCCCACGCCAGACATGTTCCAGAAAGCACAACAGCAG atttttaAGCTGATGAAGTTTGACAGCTATACCCGCTTTGTGCGGTCCCAGCTCTACCAGAAGTGCATGGTGGCAAATGTGGAGGGACAGCCCCTGCCTGACCTGTGCCCTGGTTCGAAAAGCCCAGGTTCCAGGAAGAGTATGGTCAATGATGGTCCTTTTTTATCTGAGCCGAAGAAG aagaaaaagCTTAAGCCTGAGAAATCCTTACCGTTTGATTTAGAGGACAGCATGGTGAGAAAGCGAGCTACATTGGATGGTCGGCTCAGTAAAGACAAGAAGGATAAACGGCGTGACAAAAGAGGATCGTGGGGAG CGGAAATGTCTGACCATCGCTCATTAGCAGTGAGTCGTCGCGAGTCCCAGTGCTCAGTCAGTTCGTCCACAAGTGTGGAGCTGGGGTCTTTCTGCAATCGAGAG AACGGGAGCTTGAGTCCTCGTGCTGCTGACCAGGACAAAGAAAGCCGGCCAGTGAAGTACTGCTGTGTGTACCTGCCTGATGGCACGGCCTCTCTGGCCCCGGCGCGCGCGGGCCTGACCATCCGAGACATGCTGGCGGGGATCTGTGAGAAGAGGGGCATCCTTTTGACAGATGTAAAAATTTACCTGCAGGGAAAAGACGACAAG CCGCTTTCTCTTGATCAGGACAGCTCTGTCCTCACAGACCAGCAAGTCCTTCTGGAGACATGGATTAAGTTTGC GTTGGAACTCGTGTTTCGAAGTAAAACTGTGGTAATTGCTGCGAAATCCAGCAAAACCCTTTCCGAAGCCCTTGCGTCTGTCCTGATCAGGAATGAGCTCAAGGCTGAGGAGGTGGTGGTCACTAAG aGTGGGACACAGGAGCGGCTAAACATGAGCATGCCTGTGCTTTCCTTATCCAACAAGACCTTGCTTCTGGACAAAGTAAAAG GTAAAGAACCGAGCAGCCATACAAAGTCCACAAGCCCTACTACAGTGGTCATGATGAAT GAGGTTTCTAGAGTCCCGGAGAAGTGCGATACATCCAGCATTGAAAGAAACCAAATCAGACCTGCCTCCAGACCCAGAAATCCAATGCAAAGGAGAACCTACGACATGGACG GGCTGATTGATCTTCTCTCCAAAGTGCAGTGCTCCAGAGTAAATGACCAGCGGGGACTCCTCAGCAAAGAGAACCTGGAGATCCCTCACTTCCTGCAGCTGCCTCTCCAGGAGGAGGAAATCGAGGAGATGGAGGAAGAGAGTGCGTCGAGTGAGACTACGCACGGCTCTGAAGCCACCGTTCCCACACCCCAAGTAGAGGGCTGTAGGGAGGATATTGAGAAGCCTCCTGAAAGCACCACGGACTCGATTCCCCTGTCTAAGGATGAAACGGGCTCTGGGGAGCCTCTTACAGGACAAACTGATGCTTCAGCCCAAAGTGATATGGAATCCATCCCAATCAGTCCAGTAATTGAGAAGCCAGCACCCTCTGCTCAAACCAAAACACACTCCGGTCGTGAAACAACATTATGA